Proteins from one Lacrimispora sphenoides genomic window:
- a CDS encoding aminopeptidase produces the protein MDYQMMFQQENENIKERFDLSMERIGQMASEQTVPEPYRDYFIRTASFIAMMGEYLRFIESGDQKAASLEILREWNQKLYQDILPGHYEESYANPAYAVSNLGEGYGQLLSYLYKEIRGDIVFVHEWRLTDLTILNETLIEIYNVFEEEIPEISRIKEVIYWFVSDYTDHTVTFRVREGLDPTLSFATDIIRDNDLNDLRYLYYFGEYISESELKTAEFLNSLPEETVRLMADTYTEGYRKGFEVMGRDLKKKGAVQIRYELGFERMVKYAMENFEKLGLQVILCRAAVWTVNTNAGRKNGYYSTSPNRQYVYDHRYDDALYLNKAFKDRKAAVLKVAYETYKEQAAAFAGPAVMETFGKEGFEPVNKPEANRLDARQEKLSAEMSNETSRILNQYVPGDETSFTIIAFPVPEIGEDFEKIFEETIAINTLDYEKYKAIQQAVIDVLDEADYVEVTGKGNNKTHLKVALHPLNDRDKETKFENCVADVNIPLGEVFTSPRLTGTEGTLAVSTVYITDFQFKDLVMTFENGMIKDYSCSNFEDQEEGKALVKQVILKNQDTLPMGEFAIGTNTTAYAMARKFGILDKLPILIVEKMGPHFAVGDTCYSWAEDSPVYNPNGKEIIARDNEVSILRKEDVSKAYFSCHTDITIPYAELDRIEAVTASGKRILIIDDGRFVLKGTEELNIPLANL, from the coding sequence ATGGATTATCAAATGATGTTTCAGCAGGAAAATGAGAATATTAAGGAGCGCTTTGATCTGTCTATGGAGCGGATCGGTCAGATGGCATCGGAACAGACCGTGCCGGAACCGTATCGTGATTATTTTATCAGGACAGCATCCTTTATCGCCATGATGGGGGAGTATCTCCGGTTCATTGAGTCCGGAGACCAGAAAGCAGCTTCGTTAGAGATTTTAAGAGAATGGAACCAGAAGTTATACCAGGATATTTTACCAGGCCATTATGAGGAAAGCTATGCAAATCCGGCGTATGCAGTATCAAATCTGGGAGAGGGCTATGGCCAGCTTCTTTCGTATCTGTATAAAGAGATCCGGGGAGACATTGTTTTTGTCCACGAGTGGAGACTTACGGATCTAACCATATTAAATGAAACGCTTATTGAAATTTACAACGTATTTGAGGAGGAAATCCCTGAGATTTCCCGGATAAAAGAAGTGATCTACTGGTTTGTCAGCGATTATACAGATCATACGGTTACTTTCCGGGTCAGAGAAGGGCTTGACCCGACGCTTTCCTTTGCAACGGATATTATCCGGGATAATGATTTAAATGATCTTCGGTATTTGTATTACTTTGGCGAGTATATTTCCGAATCAGAATTAAAAACCGCAGAGTTCTTAAATTCCCTGCCAGAGGAAACGGTACGTCTTATGGCGGATACCTACACAGAAGGGTACCGCAAAGGCTTTGAGGTAATGGGAAGGGATTTAAAGAAAAAGGGAGCGGTGCAGATTCGCTATGAACTGGGCTTTGAACGTATGGTGAAGTATGCCATGGAGAATTTTGAAAAGCTTGGCCTTCAAGTGATCCTTTGCCGTGCGGCTGTCTGGACAGTCAATACCAATGCCGGCCGGAAGAACGGTTACTACAGCACATCTCCCAACAGGCAGTATGTTTACGATCATAGGTACGACGATGCTCTATATCTGAATAAAGCGTTTAAAGACCGGAAAGCAGCTGTTTTGAAGGTGGCTTATGAAACCTACAAAGAACAGGCAGCAGCATTTGCCGGCCCAGCGGTAATGGAAACCTTTGGAAAAGAAGGCTTTGAACCGGTAAATAAGCCGGAAGCAAACCGTCTGGATGCCAGACAGGAAAAGCTTTCAGCGGAAATGTCTAATGAAACTTCAAGAATTCTCAATCAATACGTACCAGGAGATGAGACCAGCTTTACGATTATAGCTTTCCCGGTACCGGAAATCGGAGAAGACTTTGAGAAGATTTTTGAAGAGACCATTGCCATCAACACCCTTGATTATGAGAAATATAAGGCGATCCAGCAGGCGGTTATCGATGTTCTCGATGAGGCTGATTACGTGGAGGTAACGGGAAAAGGAAACAACAAAACCCACTTAAAAGTAGCCCTTCACCCGTTGAATGACAGGGATAAGGAAACAAAGTTTGAAAACTGTGTGGCTGATGTGAACATTCCCCTTGGAGAGGTGTTTACGTCCCCAAGACTTACAGGAACAGAAGGAACTTTGGCTGTCAGTACGGTATATATTACGGATTTCCAGTTCAAAGACCTTGTCATGACCTTTGAAAATGGTATGATAAAGGACTATTCCTGCAGCAATTTTGAGGATCAGGAGGAAGGAAAAGCACTTGTAAAACAGGTGATCTTAAAGAACCAAGATACCCTTCCCATGGGAGAATTTGCCATAGGAACCAATACCACGGCTTATGCCATGGCCCGTAAGTTCGGAATTCTCGATAAACTGCCTATCCTCATTGTGGAAAAGATGGGCCCCCACTTTGCGGTGGGTGACACCTGCTACAGCTGGGCGGAGGACAGCCCTGTTTACAACCCCAATGGGAAGGAGATCATCGCCAGAGATAATGAGGTTTCCATTCTCAGGAAAGAAGATGTATCAAAGGCCTATTTCAGCTGCCATACGGATATTACCATACCTTATGCGGAACTGGATAGGATCGAGGCTGTCACGGCTTCCGGTAAAAGGATTTTAATTATTGATGACGGCAGATTTGTATTAAAGGGCACCGAGGAATTAAATATTCCATTGGCAAATCTCTAA
- a CDS encoding methyl-accepting chemotaxis protein has translation MKNLKIGKRIGLAFGAILVLFLLVSTISVISLRQNNGKFVDFFNNGHQIDVKTLEMRRDIQSAAKNVGYATMSLDLKTTGDYIDAAEADLEMFRDKMQFLRENYQGDQSLVDSIENTLNEAQPFKDQVFGLARDNKTRQAADIFFESLNPYFIKVQEELVTISDIAEENADGNYNTAQQMARFTQIVVVALQFIAVLATLGFSIFTTRSIVSPVKEIEKAAEEMSKGSLHIQLNYKSKDELGVLADSMRTTISNIGNIIDDISSLLTSLAIGDFRVSSKHQEQYVQDYEPILMAMHGIRNNLSEALFRINQSADLVANGSEQVSSGAQALSQGSTEQASSIQELAAAISDISNQINVNAQNAKEARSTSEESTRNVEKSSEKMSEMNQAMMKISDKSNEIGKIIKTIEDIAFQTNILALNAAVEAARAGEAGKGFAVVADEVRNLASKSGEAAKNTTLLIGESMQAVENGTKITAETAKAMQAVVEGSRRINTIIGEIALASDKQAVAVDQVAQGIDQISCVVQTNSATAEQSAAASEELSGQAQIMKGLVEGFDLYEGEEEKVSSKPRNSRPEKPVYGEAHDVPVLNIDPVYFEEPSFGGGKY, from the coding sequence GTGAAGAATTTAAAGATTGGTAAAAGAATTGGACTTGCTTTTGGAGCTATCCTCGTGCTGTTCTTATTAGTTTCCACAATCTCCGTAATAAGCTTAAGGCAAAATAACGGTAAGTTTGTAGATTTTTTTAACAACGGACACCAGATCGATGTAAAGACACTTGAGATGAGACGTGATATTCAGTCTGCAGCTAAAAATGTAGGATATGCAACCATGAGCCTTGATTTAAAGACTACCGGGGATTATATTGATGCTGCGGAAGCGGATTTAGAAATGTTCCGTGACAAGATGCAATTTTTAAGGGAAAACTATCAGGGGGACCAGTCCCTGGTGGACAGCATCGAAAATACCTTAAATGAGGCTCAGCCTTTCAAGGATCAGGTGTTTGGTCTTGCTAGGGATAATAAAACCAGACAGGCAGCGGATATATTCTTTGAATCGTTAAACCCTTATTTCATAAAGGTTCAGGAGGAGCTGGTAACGATCAGTGACATCGCCGAGGAGAACGCCGATGGCAATTATAATACCGCCCAGCAAATGGCGAGATTCACTCAGATTGTAGTGGTCGCTTTACAGTTCATTGCTGTATTAGCCACCTTGGGCTTTTCGATTTTTACCACAAGAAGCATTGTTTCGCCGGTCAAAGAGATTGAGAAGGCAGCAGAAGAAATGTCAAAGGGAAGCCTTCATATCCAGTTAAATTACAAGTCAAAGGATGAACTGGGCGTTCTGGCCGACAGCATGCGGACTACCATTTCCAACATTGGAAATATAATTGACGATATCAGCAGCTTGCTGACATCATTGGCAATCGGTGATTTCCGGGTCAGCTCCAAGCACCAGGAACAATATGTCCAGGATTATGAGCCTATTCTTATGGCTATGCACGGAATCAGGAATAATTTAAGCGAAGCCCTTTTCCGCATTAACCAATCAGCGGATCTGGTAGCCAATGGTTCGGAGCAGGTATCCTCCGGTGCCCAGGCATTGTCCCAGGGATCAACGGAACAGGCTTCTTCCATTCAGGAGCTTGCGGCTGCTATAAGCGATATATCAAATCAGATAAATGTCAACGCCCAAAATGCAAAAGAGGCTCGTTCTACATCAGAGGAATCTACCAGGAATGTGGAGAAAAGCAGTGAGAAAATGTCGGAAATGAACCAGGCAATGATGAAGATCAGTGATAAGTCCAATGAAATTGGAAAGATTATAAAGACCATTGAGGATATCGCATTCCAGACCAATATCCTGGCATTGAATGCGGCCGTTGAAGCCGCCCGTGCCGGCGAAGCCGGAAAAGGCTTTGCAGTTGTGGCGGATGAAGTACGTAACCTGGCAAGCAAATCCGGAGAAGCAGCAAAGAACACCACGCTTCTCATAGGAGAAAGCATGCAGGCCGTGGAAAACGGAACTAAGATTACTGCTGAGACAGCGAAGGCTATGCAGGCAGTCGTGGAAGGAAGCAGGCGCATTAACACAATAATTGGAGAGATTGCATTGGCCTCTGACAAGCAGGCGGTGGCAGTTGATCAGGTGGCACAGGGAATTGACCAGATTTCCTGCGTGGTTCAGACGAACTCCGCCACAGCGGAGCAAAGTGCTGCGGCAAGTGAAGAACTGTCAGGCCAGGCCCAGATTATGAAGGGACTTGTTGAGGGCTTTGACCTTTATGAGGGCGAGGAGGAAAAGGTATCCTCAAAACCTAGAAATTCCCGGCCAGAAAAGCCGGTTTATGGAGAAGCTCATGATGTCCCGGTCCTTAACATTGATCCGGTTTATTTTGAAGAACCCTCATTTGGAGGCGGAAAGTATTAA
- the purE gene encoding 5-(carboxyamino)imidazole ribonucleotide mutase has product MAKVSIVMGSDSDMPVMAQAADVLKKLGVEFEMTVISAHREPDIFFEYAKTAEARGVKVIIAGAGKAAHLPGMCAALFPMPVIGIPMKTSDLGGVDSLYSIVQMPSGVPVATVAIGGGTNAGILAAKILAVSDEALLGRLKEYSENLKNEVAEKAEKLDQIGYQEYLTQMKK; this is encoded by the coding sequence ATGGCAAAAGTATCGATTGTTATGGGAAGTGATTCTGATATGCCTGTTATGGCTCAGGCTGCAGATGTTTTGAAAAAATTGGGAGTGGAGTTTGAGATGACGGTGATCTCCGCCCACAGGGAACCGGATATATTTTTCGAATATGCGAAAACGGCAGAAGCAAGAGGCGTAAAGGTCATAATTGCTGGTGCAGGCAAGGCTGCTCATCTACCGGGAATGTGTGCTGCTCTGTTCCCAATGCCGGTGATCGGCATTCCCATGAAGACTTCGGACCTTGGCGGAGTGGATTCTCTTTATTCTATCGTCCAGATGCCTTCTGGAGTTCCAGTTGCCACCGTTGCGATTGGCGGAGGGACCAATGCTGGAATTCTTGCAGCTAAAATTTTAGCGGTCAGTGACGAGGCGCTTTTAGGAAGGCTTAAAGAATACTCGGAAAACTTAAAAAACGAGGTGGCAGAAAAAGCGGAGAAATTAGATCAGATCGGCTATCAGGAATATTTAACCCAGATGAAGAAGTGA
- the purM gene encoding phosphoribosylformylglycinamidine cyclo-ligase, producing the protein MDYKNAGVDIEAGYKSVELMKKHVQETMRPEVLGGLGGFSGAFSMSAFKNMEKPTLVSGTDGVGTKLKLAFLMDRHDTVGIDCVAMCVNDIACAGGEPLFFLDYIACGRNYPEKIAEIVSGVANGCKQANAALIGGETAEMPGFYPEAEYDLAGFAVGVVDEKDLITGADVKEGDVLIGIASSGIHSNGFSLVRKVFDMTKESLDTYYEELGKTLGEVLITPTKIYVNALKSVKNSGAVIKACSHITGGGFYENIPRMLPEGIRAVVEKNSYQVPAIFGLLVDKGGIEEEIMYNTYNMGIGMILAVSPADVDTAMEAIRGAGEVPYVIGHTERGEKGVTLC; encoded by the coding sequence ATGGATTATAAGAATGCAGGAGTGGACATTGAAGCCGGATATAAATCGGTTGAATTAATGAAAAAGCATGTGCAGGAAACCATGAGACCTGAGGTTCTTGGAGGGCTTGGGGGATTTTCCGGGGCATTTTCCATGTCAGCCTTTAAAAACATGGAAAAACCGACTCTGGTATCAGGAACCGACGGGGTAGGCACAAAGCTGAAGCTTGCATTTTTAATGGACAGGCACGATACTGTTGGAATCGACTGTGTGGCCATGTGTGTCAATGATATCGCCTGTGCAGGCGGGGAGCCTTTGTTCTTCCTGGATTATATTGCCTGCGGCAGGAATTACCCGGAAAAAATCGCAGAGATCGTCAGCGGAGTTGCAAACGGCTGCAAGCAGGCCAATGCTGCTTTGATCGGCGGTGAGACAGCGGAGATGCCGGGATTTTATCCTGAGGCTGAATACGATCTGGCCGGTTTCGCAGTAGGTGTGGTGGATGAGAAGGATCTTATTACCGGGGCTGATGTCAAAGAGGGGGATGTGCTCATAGGAATCGCCTCTTCCGGAATTCACAGCAATGGCTTTTCTCTGGTACGCAAGGTGTTTGACATGACAAAAGAAAGCCTGGATACCTATTATGAAGAGTTGGGAAAAACCCTTGGCGAAGTGCTGATTACTCCTACCAAAATTTATGTTAATGCATTAAAAAGCGTAAAAAATAGCGGAGCAGTGATCAAAGCCTGCAGCCACATCACCGGAGGCGGTTTTTATGAAAACATTCCCCGTATGCTTCCTGAGGGTATCCGGGCGGTTGTTGAAAAGAACAGCTATCAGGTGCCTGCCATCTTTGGTCTGCTGGTGGATAAAGGCGGTATTGAGGAAGAGATCATGTACAATACCTATAATATGGGAATCGGAATGATTCTTGCAGTGAGTCCGGCGGATGTGGATACGGCTATGGAAGCAATCCGCGGAGCTGGGGAGGTTCCCTATGTGATCGGCCATACGGAAAGAGGAGAGAAGGGTGTGACCTTATGCTGA
- the purN gene encoding phosphoribosylglycinamide formyltransferase, with amino-acid sequence MLKIGILVSGGGTNLQAVLDAIDCGRITNSEVTVVISNNQNAYALERARKHGIEALCISPVDFQEREDFYEALLSKIDQYCLDLIVLAGYLVAIPVSMIQKYRNRIINVHPSLIPSFCGKGYYGLKVHEAALARGVRVTGATVHYVDEGMDTGPILLQKAVEVREGDTPETLQRRVMEEAEWLILPQAIQMIAYGQEES; translated from the coding sequence ATGCTGAAAATCGGGATATTGGTTTCCGGCGGGGGAACCAACCTTCAGGCAGTCTTAGATGCGATAGATTGTGGAAGGATCACCAATTCAGAGGTAACAGTGGTCATCAGCAATAACCAGAACGCATATGCCCTGGAAAGGGCTAGAAAACATGGAATTGAGGCTCTCTGCATATCACCTGTGGATTTTCAGGAGAGGGAAGACTTTTATGAAGCGCTTCTTTCAAAGATTGACCAGTACTGCCTTGATCTGATCGTTCTGGCCGGATATCTGGTTGCGATTCCGGTATCCATGATACAAAAGTACAGGAACCGTATCATCAACGTTCATCCATCCCTTATTCCGTCTTTTTGCGGAAAGGGATATTATGGGCTTAAGGTTCATGAAGCTGCCCTGGCCCGTGGGGTGAGGGTTACGGGTGCTACGGTCCACTATGTAGATGAGGGAATGGATACGGGGCCGATTCTTTTACAGAAGGCGGTTGAGGTCCGGGAAGGAGATACACCGGAGACTTTGCAGCGGCGTGTCATGGAAGAGGCAGAGTGGCTGATCCTTCCCCAGGCCATACAGATGATTGCATACGGACAGGAGGAATCGTAA